The window CGGAAGACACGAAGGGGAGTTCCGGTTCCGCGTCGCCGGCGTGCGTGCGTGGGTCGGCCGAGACGAGCGAAGCTGTGCGAGCCGCCCGAGGGGCGACCAGCGGCGACGCGCCGATGCCGGCTTCGGACCCATCTCCCCCCGAGGCTCGCGTCTCCGTCTCGTTCAGCATGACCCGTGAGGACTTCGCCGCTCTGCAGGCCGCGCGCACGCGCCTGAGCCGCACGCGGCCGAAGCCGCTGACCCTGGAGGAAACGATCCGGGTGCTCGTCGCCTTCCACGACGAGCGTCGACCGAAGCCACGCAGGCGGTCGAATCCGCCGACGGCCCGCCACACGCGCCACATCCCCCGCGCCACGCGCGAGGCGGTGTTCGAGCGCGACGGACATCGCTGCGCGTTCGTCGCGCCGGACGGGACGCGGTGTACGGCGACGCACGATCTGCAGATCGATCACGTCGAGCCGTACTGTGAAGGGGGGACGAACGACGTCGGGAATCTCCGAGTGCTGTGCGGGACGCACAATCGGAGGGTGGCGGAGTTCGTTTGAGGGTGGTGTGCTGCCGACGCAGGTTCGGCACGTTCGACGGAACGAACCGGACCCGCGATCGAACACCCGACGAGAATCGGCCGACACACCCGTGCCGGCCGACTCCGCAACGCATTCACATGGCTTTCGATGGTTGGTACGCCGCCAGGGACTCGAACCCCGAACCGGCTGATTAAGAGTCAGCTGCTCTGCCAGTTGAGCTAGCGGCGCACCCGAAAACGTGGCGGGCAGGGGCGGCCGGGGTGACCGCACGGCTTCGCGGAAACCACGACGCCGACCCGAGGGCCGGCGCCGCCTGCCAAGCGACTATGAAGACTAGTCACGGGGTGCCGGGGTGTCAAGGAAGCCCGGAATCGGCCTCGCGAGGCCGCCGGGCACCCGCGCCGCCCCTGCGTCTGGACGCCCGGCCGCCGCCGTGGCACCTTCCCCGACCCACCCGATTCCCCCTGTCCCGCGGACCCGACCCATGGCCGAACGATCCAGCACCGCCCGCGCGAAGAAGAAGACCGCCACCCGCAAGAAGCCCACGGCCAAGAAGCCCACCACCACGAACAAGCCCCCCACCCGCCGCCGGGGCCCGGCCTACCCCACCGCGCCGGGCGCCCCGCGCCGCCGGGTGCCGAACCCGGCCCTGCCCGAGATCCTCGAGGCGCTGCAGCGGGAGTACCCCGACGCCCACTGCGAGCTGAACCACCGCAACGCCTTCGAGCTGCTGATCGCCACCATCCTCAGCGCGCAGTGCACGGACGTGCGGGTGAACATGGTCACCGAGACGCTCTTCGAGAAGTACCCGGGGCCGGAGCACTTCGTCGCCGCGCCGATCGAGGAGATCGAGGAAGACATCCGCTCCACGGGCACGTTCCGCAACAAGGCGCGCAACATCAAGAAGGCCTGCCGGGCGATCGTCGAGGAGCACGGGGGCGAGGTCCCGCGCGACATGGAAGCGCTGAAGGCGCTGGGCGGGGTCGGGCGCAAGACGGCGAACGTGGTCATGGGCAACATCTGGAACGAGCCCGACGGCGTCGTGGTCGACACGCACGTCACGCGGCTGAGCCGCAAGCTGGCGCTCACGAACAAGGAAGACGCGGTGCAGATCGAGCGGGAACTGAACCGGCTGATCCCGCGCGAGCACTGGGTCATGTTCCCGCACTGGCTGATCTTCCACGGACGCCGGGTGTGCAAGGCCCGCAATCCGCGCTGCGACGAGTGCGTGCTCT is drawn from Candidatus Krumholzibacteriia bacterium and contains these coding sequences:
- a CDS encoding HNH endonuclease signature motif containing protein — translated: MTREDFAALQAARTRLSRTRPKPLTLEETIRVLVAFHDERRPKPRRRSNPPTARHTRHIPRATREAVFERDGHRCAFVAPDGTRCTATHDLQIDHVEPYCEGGTNDVGNLRVLCGTHNRRVAEFV
- the nth gene encoding endonuclease III — encoded protein: MAERSSTARAKKKTATRKKPTAKKPTTTNKPPTRRRGPAYPTAPGAPRRRVPNPALPEILEALQREYPDAHCELNHRNAFELLIATILSAQCTDVRVNMVTETLFEKYPGPEHFVAAPIEEIEEDIRSTGTFRNKARNIKKACRAIVEEHGGEVPRDMEALKALGGVGRKTANVVMGNIWNEPDGVVVDTHVTRLSRKLALTNKEDAVQIERELNRLIPREHWVMFPHWLIFHGRRVCKARNPRCDECVLYAYCPTRA